A window of the Gossypium hirsutum isolate 1008001.06 chromosome A05, Gossypium_hirsutum_v2.1, whole genome shotgun sequence genome harbors these coding sequences:
- the LOC107957473 gene encoding SCY1-like protein 2: MSINMKTLTQALAKTAAVIEKTVQTTVQEVTGPKALQDYELLDQIGSAGPGLAWKLYSAKARDGTRPHQYPTVCVWLLDKKVLSEARARAGLSKVAEDSFLDLIRADAAKLVRLRHPGVVHVVQALDENKNAMAMVTEPLFASVANTLGNVENVAQVPKDLKGMEMGLLEVKHGLLQIAETLDFLHNNARLIHCAISPENVLITSHGAWKLGGFGFAISKDQASSDLTNVQAFHYSEYDTEDSVIPLQPSLNYTAPELVRSKASSAGCSSDIFSFGCLAYHLIARKPLFDCHNNVKMYMNTLTYLSNEAFSLVPPELIHDLQRMLSANESIRPSALDFTGSPFFRDDTRLRALRFLDHMLERDNMQKSEFLKALSDMWKDFDSRVLRYKVLPPLCAELRNLVMQPIILPMVLTIAESQDKNDFELVTLPALLPVLSSAAGETLLLLVKRAELIIDKTSSEHLVSHVLPMLLRAYDDNDPRIQEEVLRKSVILGRQLDTQLVKQVILPRVHGLALKTTIAAVRVSALLCLGDFVNTLDRQAVLDVLQTIQRCTAVDHSAPTLMCTLGVSNSILKQYGVEFAAEHILPLLTPLLTAQQLNVQQFAKCMLFVKDILRRIEENRGVTVTDSGVPDLKPATTSNGLQSQVLSKANGTVASAKSSPAWDEDWGPTTRAAANASHTAHQPPKDNLSFHFILDDKSIQSAPTQSQSSLISTISSQQTSNSCPAVDIEWPPRPSSGVTVESGIGEKQLNAGTSLSSNFEDLDPFANWPPRPSASSNDSGTFNNGIMGGPGMNNYGFSSITSTPGTMNHLTESSNNSWGFSNQNSGEILRPNHGSSTSNTGILNGGSSQSSIGFLKQNRGISASMSFYNHQKSADLGSIFGSSKNEQTAPKLAPPPSTAVGRGRGGGRGASSASRTTFAKPTSEQPPLLDLL; the protein is encoded by the exons ATGTCGATCAACATGAAAACCCTTACGCAAGCCCTGGCCAAAACAGCTGCGGTTATCGAGAAAACCGTACAAACAACTGTACAGGAGGTGACCGGTCCCAAAGCTCTCCAGGACTATGAGCTTCTTGACCAGATCGGCTCTGCAGGCCCAGGTCTTGCCTGGAAGTTGTACTCCGCCAAGGCGCGTGACGGAACGCGCCCCCACCAGTACCCCACTGTATGTGTTTGGCTGCTGGACAAGAAGGTTCTATCGGAGGCACGTGCGCGTGCGGGGCTTTCCAAGGTGGCTGAAGATTCTTTCTTGGATCTGATACGGGCCGATGCTGCAAAGCTGGTGAGGCTCAGGCATCCAGGAGTGGTCCACGTGGTGCAGGCTTTGGATGAGAATAAGAATGCGATGGCCATGGTTACGGAGCCTTTGTTTGCGTCGGTGGCTAATACACTTGGGAACGTCGAGAATGTTGCCCAGGTTCCTAAGGACCTTAAAGGGATG GAAATGGGTTTGTTGGAGGTGAAGCATGGTTTGCTTCAGATTGCAGAAACCTTGGATTTTCTTCATAACAATGCACGTCTTATTCATTGCGCTATATCACCTGAG AATGTCCTGATTACATCgcatggagcttggaagcttggtgGGTTTGGTTTTGCTATCTCAAAAGACCAGGCCTCTAGTGATTTGACTAATGTACAGGCCTTCCATTATTCT GAATATGATACTGAAGATTCTGTCATTCCTCTTCAGCCATCTTTGAATTACACTGCACCTGAATTGGTTCGTAGTAAAGCATCTTCAGCTGGATGTTCTTCTGACATTTTCAGCTTTGGATGCCTTGCCTACCATTTAATTGCTCGAAAGCCTTTGTTCGACTGTCACAACAATGTCAAGATG TATATGAACACGTTGACATACTTGTCCAATGAAGCCTTCTCCTTGGTTCCACCAGAACTAATCCATGATTTACAGAGGATGCTCTCTGCAAATGAATCTATCAGGCCATCAGCATTGGATTTTACTG GTTCTCCATTTTTCCGGGATGATACTAGGCTGCGCGCTCTTCGTTTCCTCGACCACATGCTT gaAAGAGATAACATGCAGAAGTCTGAGTTTTTAAAAGCTTTATCTGACATGTGGAAAGATTTTGACTCCCGTGTGTTGCGATATAAG GTACTTCCTCCGCTTTGTGCAGAACTGAGGAATTTGGTTATGCAGCCAATTATTCTGCCAATGGTTCTCACGATTGCCGAGTCACAG GATAAAAATGACTTCGAGCTAGTTACATTGCCAGCTCTTTTGCCTGTCCTGAGCAGTGCTGCAGGAGAGACCTTGTTGTTGCTGGTGAAGCGTGCGGAGCTTATTATTGACAAG ACAAGTTCGGAGCATCTAGTATCCCAtgtattgcccatgcttcttcgAGCTTATGATGATAATGATCCTCGCATACAAGAGGAAGTTTTGAGAAAATCTGTAATCCTTGGCAGGCAACTTGATACACAG CTTGTGAAACAAGTCATTCTGCCTCGTGTTCATGGCTTAGCTCTGAAAACAACTATTGCTGCG GTCAGAGTCAGTGCTTTGCTCTGCCTGGGAGATTTTGTTAACACACTTGATAGACAGGCTGTGTTGGATGTCTTGCAAACCATTCAACGTTGCACAGCCGTTGATCATTCTGCTCCAACACTTATGTGTACGCTAGGTGTTTCAAACTCAATTCTCAAGCAG TATGGAGTAGAATTCGCCGCAGAGCATATCCTCCCTCTACTCACACCTCTTCTTACGGCCCAACAGTTGAATGTTCAGCAGTTTGCCAAATGCATGCTCTTTGTCAAGGATATTCTTAG AAGGATAGAAGAAAACCGTGGGGTTACTGTAACTGATTCTGGAGTCCCAGATTTAAAACCTGCTACCACTTCCAACGGGCTTCAGTCTCAAGTCTTGAGCAAAGCAAATGGAACTGTGGCTTCTGCAAAAAGCAGCCCAGCATGGGATGAAGACTGGGGTCCTACTACCAGAGCAGCTGCCAATGCCAGTCACACTGCCCACCAGCCTCCCAAGGACAATTTATCCTTTCACTTTATTTTGGATGATAAGTCAATTCAATCGGCACCCACACAATCTCAATCTTCCTTAATATCCACTATATCTAGCCAGCAAACATCCAATTCTTGTCCTGCAGTTGACATAGAGTGGCCTCCTCGTCCATCTTCAGGTGTTACTGTAGAGTCAGGCATTGGCGAGAAGCAATTAAATGCTGGAACATCTTTGTCATCAAATTTTGAAGATTTAGATCCTTTTGCTAACTGGCCTCCACGGCCTAGTGCCTCCTCAAATGACTCTGGAACTTTTAACAATGGTATTATGGGAGGACCAGGCATGAACAATTATGGATTCAGTTCTATTACAAGCACCCCAGGCACCATGAATCACCTAACAGAGAGCAGCAACAATAGTTGGGGGTTCAGCAACCAGAACTCTGGGGAGATACTAAGACCTAATCATGGGAGTTCAACCTCGAACACAGGTATTTTGAACGGTGGAAGTTCCCAGAGCAGTATTGGATTCTTGAAACAAAACCGTGGTATTTCAGCTTCAATGAGTTTTTACAACCACCAGAAATCAGCAGATCTGGGGTCTATATTTGGTTCTAGCAAGAATGAGCAGACTGCTCCAAAACTCGCACCGCCACCGTCAACAGCTGTGGGTAGAGGAAGAGGCGGAGGTAGGGGGGCAAGTTCAGCTTCAAGGACAACTTTTGCTAAGCCAACATCCGAACAACCACCTCTTTTGGATTTACTTTGA